ATTTAAATAATTATCATGCAAAAGTAAAAGTCAGCTTACTAGTAGATGGTTCAATAGAATTTGCGAACTATTTAGCTGCATTGATTGAGCATCAACTGGGACAAAAACTTGATATCGCTTATATCTTTAATAAACAAACTAAAAATCAGCAAAGTGAAATTGAAAAAAGTCAATTGTTGGTAACGACAATTTCAGAATATGATTCTCATGGTGTTCCTTCTATACGTATTGATCGTAATCCAAGTTTGAATGATTTAAAGCATATTAAATCTTTGATTGAAGAGATTACTAAAGAAGAATTTAATCAAAGATTAGCTTAAACGTATCAATATAAACGAATTTGAAGATTGTGTTAGAGTAAATAAAGAAAATAGCAAAAGGCAGCTAAGGAGGAAACTCTTTGGCTGCCTTTTGTGTTAGTAGTGAAGGAAGAGGAGTTCTATTTTTAATTTTTGGTAGTAAGAAATTTTTCATATTACGTAGATAAAAAAATTTCTAGACCTCCGGTAAAAATTGAAAACACAGGTTTAAAATTCCATACTATACTAGTATTTGTAAAGCAATAAGGGAACAGGAAAGTGTTGACTGACTGTTAATCTGTTAAGTAGGAGCCTTTAGCCAGTCTTCTACGAATAGCAATTCCACAAAATGCTGCTAGTAGAGCTTTAAGAATACCAGGAATAATAAAAGGTATAAAACCACCTGTAAAAGCTGCTTGCCAGTCGAGGCCAGTTCCGTATTTTAACCAAATTGTTCCAAAAAGTAGTGTAATAAGTGCTCCCGCTAAGTTAGCAAGTATTCCCCAGGGTAAATTAAACTTCGTTTTTTCTAAAATCCATCCTGTAGCTAAAGCATTAAAAATAAATCCAATCAAAAAACCACCAGTTGGTCCTAGCAAGGCGCTAATCCCTGCGGAAAAACCAGCAAAAACAGGAACTCCAATTAATCCCATCAATAGATAAATACAGACAGCAATCATACTGTTCCATCCACCTAGAATAGTAGCAGCTAAACCAACGGCAAAAGTTTGCCCTGTTAAAGGGATAGGACCTAATGGAATGGTAATTTGAGCAATAATGGCAATGATTACGGCGAATTGTGCATTCAGAATCATTTGTTTTAATTTCGTTGTTTGCATGAGAGCATCCTCTTTTCTGTTAACTTGTTTGTTTTTAAAGGTTAACAGAAATTCAGGGATAATGCAACAGAAAATAAGAATTTAATGGAGAACTACATGTATACTAGGAAAAATTATGGTCAAACAGTCATTGATATCTAGATAGCTAAAATGACTTCTTAACGTAGTCATTTTTGAGATGTGGAGTATTGCGTAAGAAAGTATAGTAGAGATAGGTTAAAAATAAGAAATAAATTTCTTGCACATTATAAATAAAAAGGTATGGAGGCTACTATGAATCAACTATTTTTTCAGAAAATTAGTAAGTTTTTGAAAAAAATAAAACAGTTACGACGAAAGCTTCATGATATTATTTGCTTCATGAGTAGAAATATAATTGGAGGGAGGTGAGAATTTGAACAAAACTTATAGGAATAAAAAAGGTATCATCATTGGATTAATGGTGGCATTACTGAGCGTGACGGTTTTTCAAATCAATAGTATGGACATAGGGGTCTTCTTTCAAAAAGGAGGAGTTCAAGCAGATGAAAGTATGTCGTTACAAGTAGTAGAGTCAACTATATTAAAAGATACACCTATTCAAATTAACTTAAAAGGCTTGCCAACAACTAAACTTGAAGAAAATACAGAAGTTTTAGAAACAGTTATTACAATGGCTTTACCAGAAGGTTTGGTTTTTAATCAAGATGAAACAGAATGGTTAAACGCAGAAAATCCATATATTACAGTGAATTTTAATCAGGATGCGCAACAAATTGAAATAACAATTCTAAATTCGGAAAATGAAGCTGAAAAAATAGATTCTGTACCTTTAAGCTTAAGTGGCTCAGTTGCTGGAAGTTATGAAATAAAGGCGCAATCTACGTATCAAGGGCAAGATTTTGGATCAAACACATTAATGTTAGAAGTCCAAGTAGCTAATTTGGAAGAAGAAACTAAAGCTGAATTAGAGTCACCAGAAGAACTAAATTCAGAAGAAGCGTT
This Carnobacterium maltaromaticum DSM 20342 DNA region includes the following protein-coding sequences:
- a CDS encoding biotin transporter BioY, translating into MQTTKLKQMILNAQFAVIIAIIAQITIPLGPIPLTGQTFAVGLAATILGGWNSMIAVCIYLLMGLIGVPVFAGFSAGISALLGPTGGFLIGFIFNALATGWILEKTKFNLPWGILANLAGALITLLFGTIWLKYGTGLDWQAAFTGGFIPFIIPGILKALLAAFCGIAIRRRLAKGSYLTD